The following coding sequences lie in one Terriglobia bacterium genomic window:
- a CDS encoding cobalamin-dependent protein (Presence of a B(12) (cobalamin)-binding domain implies dependence on cobalamin itself, in one of its several forms, or in some unusual lineages, dependence on a cobalamin-like analog.): MKVLLISANTERLNMVTIPLGLGLVAAATRAAGHEVAFLDLLRETETRGVVRRALAAFAPGVIGISVRNIDDQCQANPRFLLEPVREVVDECRVGSRAPIVLGGAGYSIFPREALAFLGADYGVAGDGEAAFVALIERLAAGDSPSDLQGVYTASGPPRISRAQARDLDVLPLWDDALAPAANDDLWIPVQSRRGCPNDCSYCSTSRVQGRRIRRRSPRRVVETVARLSRTGHRRFYFVDNSFNIPERHALELCAALAALDPPVIWRCILYPERVREALVRAMAAAGCCEVSLGFESGCSRILRELNKRFTPGDVRRTSDLLAAHGIRRFGFLLLGGPGETRESVEESLTFARSLHLDDLRITVGIRIYPGTPLARRAAAEGVIGSEDDLLRPRFYLAPGLEPWIHARLGAGL, translated from the coding sequence ATGAAGGTGCTGCTCATCTCGGCCAACACCGAGCGCCTCAACATGGTGACGATTCCGCTCGGTCTGGGCCTGGTCGCGGCCGCCACGCGGGCCGCGGGTCACGAGGTCGCGTTCCTCGACCTGCTCCGCGAGACTGAGACGCGGGGGGTGGTGAGACGCGCGCTGGCCGCCTTCGCTCCCGGCGTGATCGGCATCTCGGTACGCAACATCGATGACCAGTGCCAGGCGAACCCGCGCTTCCTGCTCGAACCGGTCCGCGAGGTGGTCGATGAATGCCGCGTGGGATCGCGGGCGCCGATCGTGCTGGGCGGCGCAGGCTATAGCATCTTCCCGCGAGAGGCCCTCGCATTTCTGGGCGCCGATTACGGGGTCGCCGGCGACGGCGAGGCCGCCTTCGTGGCCCTGATCGAGCGGCTCGCGGCGGGAGACTCGCCATCGGACCTGCAGGGCGTCTACACGGCGAGCGGCCCGCCTCGGATCTCGCGTGCGCAGGCGCGGGATCTAGATGTCCTACCCCTCTGGGACGATGCACTCGCGCCGGCGGCGAACGACGATCTCTGGATCCCAGTGCAGAGCCGGCGGGGCTGCCCGAACGACTGCTCGTACTGCTCGACCTCTCGTGTCCAGGGTCGGCGCATCCGCCGCCGTTCGCCGCGCCGCGTGGTGGAAACCGTAGCCCGGCTGTCCCGCACGGGACACCGTCGCTTCTACTTCGTGGACAATTCCTTCAACATTCCGGAGCGCCATGCGCTCGAACTCTGCGCGGCGCTGGCCGCTCTCGACCCGCCCGTAATCTGGCGCTGCATCCTCTATCCGGAGCGCGTGCGCGAGGCGCTCGTGCGGGCGATGGCGGCGGCGGGCTGCTGCGAGGTGAGCCTGGGATTCGAGAGCGGATGTTCGCGCATCCTGCGCGAATTGAACAAGCGCTTCACGCCCGGGGACGTGCGGCGTACGTCTGATCTGCTCGCCGCCCACGGCATCCGCCGCTTCGGCTTCCTGCTGCTGGGCGGACCGGGTGAGACGCGAGAATCGGTCGAGGAGAGCCTCACCTTCGCCCGGTCGCTGCACCTCGACGACCTGCGGATTACCGTCGGCATCCGCATCTATCCGGGCACGCCGCTGGCGAGGCGGGCCGCCGCCGAGGGCGTGATCGGGAGCGAGGACGACTTGCTGCGTCCGCGTTTCTACCTGGCGCCAGGGCTCGAGCCGTGGATTCATGCCCGGCTGGGCGCAGGACTCTGA
- a CDS encoding MTH1187 family thiamine-binding protein, whose amino-acid sequence MKASVMVSVIPIGVGISLSKYIAACERVFAEAGLNPQLHAHGTNVEGEWDEVFAAVRKCVETVHAMGALRISTHLKVGTRTDRSESGEEMVQSVKKKLVAG is encoded by the coding sequence ATGAAAGCCAGCGTGATGGTCAGCGTTATCCCCATCGGAGTCGGGATCTCCCTGTCGAAGTACATCGCCGCCTGCGAGCGCGTGTTCGCGGAGGCGGGGCTGAACCCGCAGCTCCACGCGCACGGCACGAACGTCGAGGGAGAGTGGGATGAGGTGTTTGCTGCGGTCCGGAAATGCGTCGAGACCGTTCACGCCATGGGCGCGCTGCGGATCTCGACGCATCTCAAGGTCGGCACGCGGACGGACCGGTCAGAGAGTGGCGAGGAGATGGTCCAGAGCGTGAAGAAGAAACTGGTAGCCGGCTAA